One window of the Limisphaerales bacterium genome contains the following:
- a CDS encoding esterase family protein yields the protein MKPLHLFAAMLVTVFTLPAQGAKRQPPPVRKFDGPGAPKFIRLDAKPGLNPPVAANGNYLIGPEYQPAPETKANPNVPQGKIHQFKIDSRTTKLLNPGIARKVFGTVDPNNPKTLIVDTHKIDYVRQITVYVPAQYRPGEAAPFIVCHDGPKGKPNLTLPRILDNLIAQKRVPAQIAIMVANGGGDAQGHQRGKEYDTMSGLFAEYIETEVLPLVEKNCGVKLTKNPDGRAVMGSSSGGSAALIMAWYRTDLYHRVLTTSGTFVNQQWPFNPKTPGGAWDFHDQLIPQSPKKPLRIFLAVGDRDNFNPNVMRDDMHDWVEANHRMAKVLKAKGYDYQYLFCQNSGHGIRNAKTQFLPHALEWVWHGYKPKE from the coding sequence ATGAAACCCCTTCACCTTTTCGCCGCTATGTTGGTGACCGTATTCACCCTGCCCGCGCAAGGCGCCAAGCGGCAACCACCGCCGGTTCGCAAATTTGATGGACCGGGCGCGCCCAAGTTCATTCGACTCGATGCCAAGCCGGGGCTCAACCCGCCCGTGGCCGCCAATGGCAATTACCTGATTGGCCCGGAATACCAGCCGGCGCCGGAGACGAAGGCCAACCCCAATGTGCCGCAGGGCAAGATTCACCAGTTCAAAATCGATTCCCGCACCACCAAGCTGCTGAACCCCGGCATCGCGCGCAAGGTCTTCGGCACGGTCGATCCCAACAACCCCAAGACCTTGATCGTGGACACGCACAAGATTGATTACGTCCGCCAGATCACCGTTTACGTGCCCGCCCAGTACCGGCCCGGCGAGGCCGCTCCTTTCATCGTCTGCCACGACGGGCCCAAAGGAAAACCCAACCTCACCTTGCCCCGCATTCTCGATAACCTGATCGCCCAGAAACGCGTTCCCGCCCAGATCGCTATCATGGTGGCTAACGGCGGCGGCGATGCTCAAGGCCATCAACGCGGCAAGGAATACGACACCATGTCCGGCCTGTTCGCCGAATACATCGAGACCGAGGTGTTGCCGTTGGTGGAGAAAAACTGCGGCGTGAAACTCACCAAGAATCCGGATGGCCGGGCCGTGATGGGTAGCAGCTCCGGCGGTTCCGCCGCCCTGATCATGGCGTGGTATCGCACGGATCTTTATCACCGCGTGCTGACCACCTCCGGCACCTTCGTCAACCAGCAATGGCCGTTCAATCCCAAGACCCCCGGCGGCGCCTGGGATTTTCACGACCAGCTCATCCCGCAGAGTCCCAAGAAACCGCTTCGCATCTTTCTGGCCGTGGGCGACCGCGACAACTTCAACCCCAACGTCATGCGCGACGATATGCACGATTGGGTGGAAGCCAACCATCGCATGGCCAAGGTGCTCAAGGCCAAGGGTTACGATTACCAATATCTGTTTTGCCAAAACTCCGGCCACGGCATCCGCAACGCCAAGACCCAGTTCCTGCCCCACGCACTGGAATGGGTCTGGCACGGCTACAAACCGAAGGAGTAA
- a CDS encoding sulfatase, with protein MKTIDIYSVAYALVFFAFSPAAAAKPNVLFVISDDLNYALGGDGHPECKTPNLDRFAKTGVSFTRAYCQFPFCGPSRASIMTGQYPLVNGVMRNGGKVDPNRVTLPRHFANHGYWSARVSKIYHMGIPVDIVQGTSGPDHAASWSEAHNITALETMTPGKLADYTHPDAAEHYPAERAKWAAAHREGAPYKMHPSIRGDYAVLEVADKDTGLLADTLAVDKALALLKGRQGQAKPFFLAVGLVRPHFPFVATEGSLEPYDAHRMAHPDFPQDDHADMPTGSKGRMMELKKTAVREVRRGYYGAVTYMDAQFGRLMNGLDHLKLRGNTIVVFVSDHGYLLGEHQMWKKGVLWNEAIHVPLIISAPGKKQGARTNHIVELIDLYPTLAELAGLPPEPKAQGQSLVPLLNNPDAKLPRQDAWTTVARGHGLRSGKWAFMWYPASKRTKTEGFMLYDMEKDPKQFTNLANDPAHAAIKAKLLERLKERLNEVK; from the coding sequence ATGAAAACAATTGACATTTACTCTGTTGCATATGCGCTCGTTTTCTTTGCATTTTCACCTGCGGCCGCCGCCAAGCCCAATGTGCTGTTCGTCATTTCGGACGACCTGAACTACGCCCTCGGCGGAGACGGCCATCCCGAATGCAAGACGCCGAACCTTGATCGGTTTGCCAAGACGGGCGTTAGCTTTACGCGGGCGTATTGTCAGTTTCCGTTCTGTGGTCCTTCGCGGGCTTCCATCATGACGGGCCAGTATCCGTTGGTGAACGGCGTGATGCGCAACGGAGGCAAGGTCGATCCCAACCGGGTGACCCTTCCCCGGCACTTTGCCAACCACGGCTATTGGAGCGCGCGCGTGAGCAAGATCTATCACATGGGCATCCCCGTCGACATCGTGCAAGGAACGTCCGGCCCGGACCATGCCGCTTCTTGGAGCGAGGCCCATAATATCACCGCCCTCGAAACGATGACGCCTGGCAAGCTGGCCGATTACACGCATCCAGACGCCGCCGAGCATTACCCCGCCGAACGCGCCAAATGGGCCGCCGCGCATCGTGAAGGGGCTCCCTACAAAATGCATCCCTCCATCCGCGGCGATTACGCCGTGCTCGAAGTAGCGGATAAGGACACCGGATTACTCGCCGATACCCTGGCCGTCGACAAGGCCCTCGCACTGCTCAAAGGCCGCCAAGGCCAGGCCAAGCCCTTCTTTCTCGCTGTCGGCTTGGTGCGCCCGCACTTTCCGTTTGTGGCGACCGAGGGCAGCCTTGAACCTTATGATGCCCATCGAATGGCTCATCCGGATTTTCCGCAGGACGATCACGCCGACATGCCGACCGGCTCCAAGGGACGCATGATGGAGCTAAAGAAAACCGCCGTCCGGGAAGTCCGCCGCGGTTACTACGGCGCGGTCACTTACATGGACGCGCAATTTGGCCGCCTCATGAACGGGCTCGATCATCTCAAGCTTCGCGGCAACACCATCGTCGTCTTCGTCTCCGACCACGGCTATCTGCTGGGCGAACATCAGATGTGGAAAAAAGGCGTCCTTTGGAACGAAGCCATCCATGTCCCGCTCATCATTTCCGCGCCCGGCAAAAAGCAAGGCGCGCGCACGAATCACATCGTCGAACTCATCGACCTGTATCCTACCCTCGCCGAACTCGCGGGCTTGCCTCCCGAACCCAAGGCCCAAGGGCAAAGCCTCGTACCGCTGTTGAATAACCCAGACGCAAAACTCCCGCGTCAAGATGCCTGGACAACCGTCGCGCGCGGCCATGGCCTACGTTCCGGCAAATGGGCCTTCATGTGGTACCCCGCCTCCAAGCGCACCAAAACCGAAGGATTCATGCTCTACGACATGGAGAAAGATCCGAAACAATTCACCAACCTCGCCAATGACCCCGCCCACGCCGCCATCAAGGCCAAGCTCTTAGAGCGCTTGAAAGAACGGCTCAATGAAGTAAAGTGA
- a CDS encoding HEAT repeat domain-containing protein, producing the protein MRFSIALCALAILTPAVIAEPPPALERYRNLEFPPRPENFDKGWRERVALEFEIINQANLSSLRAGLTDKNEFVRSMAARALGIRGDKASANALAEVARKDREFMVRIRAVESLGLLKMKAEVIEAAKKDRQGAVRWSADLAADQLKSKQDCAGQIRRAFAAGINRKKMGSAMIGQPAPDFTAQTLDGKPFKLSTVLGKKPIALYFAAFDQ; encoded by the coding sequence ATGAGATTCTCAATTGCGCTATGTGCACTGGCCATTCTGACACCCGCGGTAATTGCCGAACCGCCGCCGGCATTGGAGCGTTACCGTAATTTGGAGTTCCCACCGCGACCGGAGAATTTTGACAAGGGTTGGCGTGAACGGGTAGCGCTGGAATTTGAGATTATCAATCAGGCCAACCTGTCCTCCCTGCGCGCGGGTCTGACTGACAAAAACGAATTTGTACGATCCATGGCCGCCCGGGCGCTGGGCATTCGTGGAGACAAGGCCTCGGCCAATGCGCTGGCGGAGGTGGCCCGGAAAGATCGGGAGTTCATGGTTCGCATTCGGGCCGTGGAATCACTTGGTCTGCTCAAGATGAAGGCGGAGGTGATTGAGGCGGCAAAGAAGGATCGCCAAGGCGCTGTGCGCTGGTCGGCTGATTTGGCCGCTGACCAGCTCAAGAGCAAACAGGATTGTGCCGGCCAAATTCGGCGGGCGTTTGCGGCGGGCATTAACCGCAAGAAAATGGGCTCGGCAATGATCGGGCAACCCGCTCCGGATTTCACCGCCCAAACGCTGGACGGCAAGCCCTTCAAGCTATCGACCGTTCTGGGCAAGAAACCCATTGCGCTGTATTTTGCGGCCTTCGATCAATGA
- a CDS encoding redoxin domain-containing protein codes for MHEQAQLRLKKEEVLKLGAEVYLIQSHDLLRTRVFKEENRLLSRGNGPFAKQKSLVFSTALADPAGQAAAIYGVARKCIRWGGWVENNPCWFVIDRKGILTYAAHPTFASPTSYVKEVDDMLKALEQASRHSN; via the coding sequence ATGCATGAGCAGGCGCAGTTGCGCCTGAAAAAAGAAGAAGTCCTTAAGCTGGGTGCAGAAGTATATCTGATCCAGTCCCATGACCTGCTGCGCACCCGGGTGTTTAAGGAGGAGAATCGGTTGCTCTCCCGCGGCAACGGCCCGTTCGCCAAACAAAAGAGCCTCGTCTTCAGCACGGCACTGGCTGATCCGGCGGGACAGGCGGCAGCGATTTATGGGGTTGCCCGCAAATGCATCCGCTGGGGCGGCTGGGTAGAGAACAACCCTTGTTGGTTCGTTATCGATCGCAAAGGCATTCTCACCTACGCAGCGCATCCCACGTTTGCCTCGCCTACTTCCTATGTAAAGGAAGTTGACGATATGCTAAAAGCACTGGAGCAAGCTTCCCGCCACTCCAATTAG
- a CDS encoding sulfatase-like hydrolase/transferase, whose translation MIRFLTLLFALTLPIKAENRPPNIVFIFIDDWAWNGTPIAFDEAMANSKMPVLQMPHLKRLARDGMKFRNAYASPQCSPSRVCVQTGQSSPRNGYTVFSNALGQEYFNVKKSRGLPVISCISDMTLDPEAVTIPEALKPLGYASAHFGKWHMRGDPGAEGYIAHDGDTTNDPGNTVGKVARQPDDLTDPKLMFSVTQRSMDFIDAQAKAKRPFYLQISHYAMHEGRECLPATRTKYVKHPAVQAYYKRAGKTADNINRKQDPAIWLGMAEDLDRCIGDVLAKLKQAGIADNTYVVVMSDNGYRHKELKLHPKLTQPMHAHKWWVWQGGIRVPMIVRGPGIPAGRTFDGNVVNYDLLPTFVDWAGGQPGKLKDIDGVSLADYLRGKKPDEAFLKRHLYFHYPHNRTSMPHSAIVSGTDKVIHFYDHDDIPMLFDLAKDEAETTNLAGKHPERHQALFGEMMRYLKAVDARIPKVNPDFDPEAYKQMEAYEKRLPYGPFKGRRPAGDDE comes from the coding sequence ATGATCCGTTTCCTTACGCTTCTCTTTGCACTGACATTGCCCATCAAGGCCGAGAATCGCCCGCCCAACATCGTGTTCATTTTCATTGATGACTGGGCCTGGAACGGCACCCCGATTGCCTTTGATGAGGCGATGGCCAATTCCAAAATGCCCGTGCTGCAGATGCCGCATCTCAAGCGGCTCGCACGCGATGGTATGAAGTTTCGCAACGCCTACGCCTCGCCGCAGTGTTCGCCTTCGCGTGTGTGTGTGCAGACCGGCCAATCCTCCCCGCGCAATGGCTACACCGTGTTCTCGAATGCGCTCGGGCAGGAATATTTTAACGTCAAGAAATCGCGCGGCCTGCCGGTGATCTCCTGCATCTCGGATATGACACTCGATCCCGAGGCCGTGACCATTCCGGAGGCGCTCAAGCCGTTGGGCTATGCGAGCGCGCATTTTGGTAAATGGCATATGCGCGGCGATCCCGGCGCTGAGGGGTACATCGCGCATGACGGCGATACCACCAACGACCCCGGCAACACCGTGGGCAAAGTCGCCCGCCAACCGGATGATCTTACCGACCCCAAGCTGATGTTCAGCGTCACCCAACGCTCGATGGACTTCATCGACGCACAGGCCAAGGCGAAGCGGCCTTTTTACCTGCAGATTTCCCACTACGCCATGCACGAGGGCCGCGAATGCCTGCCCGCCACGCGCACCAAGTACGTGAAACATCCCGCCGTGCAGGCCTACTACAAGCGCGCCGGCAAGACCGCCGACAACATCAACCGCAAACAAGACCCCGCCATCTGGCTGGGCATGGCGGAGGATCTCGACCGCTGCATCGGCGACGTGCTCGCCAAGCTTAAGCAGGCCGGCATTGCGGACAACACCTACGTCGTGGTGATGTCCGACAACGGTTATCGTCACAAGGAACTCAAGCTGCATCCCAAGCTCACCCAGCCCATGCACGCCCACAAATGGTGGGTGTGGCAGGGCGGCATTCGTGTGCCGATGATTGTGCGCGGCCCCGGCATCCCCGCCGGCAGGACGTTTGATGGCAACGTGGTGAACTACGATCTGCTCCCCACCTTCGTCGACTGGGCTGGCGGTCAGCCCGGGAAATTAAAAGACATCGACGGCGTTTCCCTCGCCGACTATTTGCGCGGCAAAAAACCGGACGAGGCTTTCCTCAAGCGGCACCTCTATTTTCATTACCCGCACAACCGCACCTCCATGCCGCACTCGGCCATTGTCTCCGGCACGGACAAGGTCATCCACTTTTACGACCACGACGACATCCCGATGCTCTTCGATCTCGCCAAGGACGAAGCCGAGACGACCAATCTTGCCGGCAAGCATCCAGAGCGCCATCAGGCGCTCTTCGGTGAGATGATGCGCTACCTCAAGGCCGTCGACGCCCGCATCCCCAAGGTGAACCCGGACTTCGATCCCGAGGCGTACAAACAAATGGAAGCGTACGAAAAACGCCTGCCCTACGGCCCGTTCAAGGGACGCCGGCCGGCCGGTGATGACGAATAA
- a CDS encoding sulfatase-like hydrolase/transferase, producing the protein MKRMTLLIAALLIAVPLHGENADRPNILWITSEDNSISWLSCYGSKNAKTPNLDQFAKEGFRYLHCFDNAAVCAPTRSTWITGHYAISIGTQPMRSRYKIPHDKIPYYPDLLKAAGYHVSNGGKTDYNIGGRDDKDTWRVDGKLAKRQPGQKFFQIRNIGDSHESRAFPKNAGQVKTDPAKMVLHAYHPDLPEMRMTYATYTDAVQRMDAKVGEILAQLKADGLADDTIVVYCSDHGGVLPRSKRFLYSSGTHCPLIVRIPEKWKHWWPAEKPGMTVDRIVSFVDMPKTFLSLAGAAVPKSYQGRIFLGGDIEPAPKYHLSFRERADECSDMVRGMRDERYAYIKNYMPWAPNGQKLRYMWTMTGTQAWEKHYQDGKCDAVTGRFFRPRPSEEFFDTVNDFDNIHNLANSPQHRAKLTELKQALRKKQLELFDSGLLPENMRVRRAEAHGLTIYEMVRDPKLYPLEKYLDFSDLALSRNPTNLNQLIKGMNDPDEGIRYWAICGLFLLEEKAKPALKTIEKALIDDSTEVQMMAAWTLHKFGDQEKAAAALSAVHKVSNKDKPLYESIKRWMNAVHPKH; encoded by the coding sequence ATGAAACGAATGACACTATTGATCGCGGCACTGCTCATTGCAGTCCCGTTACACGGCGAGAACGCAGACCGCCCGAACATCCTCTGGATTACCAGCGAGGACAATAGCATCTCTTGGCTGAGTTGTTACGGTAGTAAAAATGCCAAGACCCCCAACCTAGATCAGTTTGCCAAGGAAGGCTTTCGTTACCTGCACTGCTTCGATAACGCGGCCGTCTGCGCTCCCACGCGATCTACTTGGATCACCGGCCATTACGCCATCTCCATTGGCACCCAGCCAATGCGAAGCCGTTACAAGATTCCGCACGACAAGATTCCCTACTATCCAGACCTATTGAAAGCCGCGGGCTACCACGTTTCTAATGGCGGTAAGACTGATTACAATATCGGCGGCAGAGACGATAAGGATACTTGGCGGGTCGATGGAAAACTAGCCAAGCGCCAGCCCGGACAAAAATTCTTCCAAATCCGCAACATAGGGGACAGCCACGAAAGCCGAGCCTTCCCGAAGAATGCCGGCCAAGTGAAGACTGACCCCGCCAAAATGGTCTTACACGCCTACCATCCTGACCTTCCAGAGATGCGGATGACTTACGCGACTTACACCGATGCGGTCCAGCGCATGGACGCCAAAGTTGGTGAAATTCTCGCTCAACTTAAGGCAGACGGACTCGCGGATGACACCATCGTCGTTTACTGTTCGGATCATGGCGGCGTCTTGCCTCGCAGCAAACGCTTCCTCTATTCGAGTGGAACGCATTGCCCTCTCATCGTTCGTATTCCAGAAAAATGGAAGCATTGGTGGCCCGCCGAAAAACCGGGGATGACCGTGGATCGCATCGTTAGCTTTGTCGATATGCCTAAAACATTCCTTAGCCTTGCGGGTGCCGCAGTCCCCAAAAGCTACCAAGGGCGCATTTTTCTCGGTGGCGACATCGAGCCGGCCCCAAAATACCACCTCAGCTTTCGGGAACGAGCCGACGAGTGCTCTGACATGGTCCGCGGCATGCGTGACGAACGGTATGCTTACATTAAAAACTATATGCCTTGGGCCCCTAACGGACAAAAGCTCCGATACATGTGGACGATGACCGGCACCCAAGCCTGGGAAAAACACTACCAAGACGGCAAGTGCGATGCGGTGACCGGACGTTTTTTCCGCCCTCGGCCCTCTGAGGAGTTCTTTGATACCGTGAATGACTTCGACAATATCCACAACCTAGCCAACTCCCCCCAACACCGGGCCAAGCTTACCGAGTTGAAACAGGCTTTACGTAAGAAACAATTGGAACTGTTCGACTCGGGTCTGCTGCCTGAAAACATGCGGGTACGCCGGGCCGAAGCCCATGGGCTGACGATCTACGAAATGGTCCGAGACCCAAAACTTTACCCTCTCGAAAAGTACCTAGACTTTTCCGACTTGGCCCTATCCCGAAATCCCACCAACCTGAATCAGCTGATCAAGGGCATGAACGACCCGGACGAAGGGATTCGCTACTGGGCCATCTGTGGCCTGTTCCTTCTCGAAGAAAAAGCCAAGCCTGCGCTCAAAACTATAGAAAAAGCGCTAATTGACGACAGCACTGAAGTCCAAATGATGGCCGCATGGACCCTGCACAAATTCGGAGACCAAGAGAAAGCCGCAGCCGCTTTATCCGCGGTCCACAAGGTCTCGAATAAGGACAAACCCCTTTATGAATCCATCAAGCGCTGGATGAACGCGGTTCACCCAAAACACTAA
- a CDS encoding sulfatase, with protein sequence MTIHASLRSHLFCILWSFILLPFITLPAATKQQPNVLFLAVDDMNDWIGCLNTTPRALTPNIDKLAARGVNFSNAHTAGVYCAPSRAAIFSGQFASTTGCYQSATYFVEHPQIESLQTSFAKAGYATYGGGKLFHHPAGNIDTRNWTEFFLRNPHQRNAGWPMESWSKETPFPHPFPASSYNAGQEISGGLFLEWAPIPNDQEEHLADTQRANWAVQQLQKKHDQPFFLGVGFYAPHYPNYCPQKYFDLYETEKIKLPPIKKDDLADLPARIQKIRTNRARVHDKLESLDAVDDAIHGYLACISYADAMIGRVLDALEASPHANNTLVVLWSDHGYHHGEKGQWGKHTLWERTSNVPFIWAGPGVAKGERTDVTVSLIDIYPTLAEMCQLPKPHQSLEGTSLAATLGKPSEAKDRTVFLPYLQPGEYAAINRDWRYIRYADGEELYDLKADPNEWHNLADQPRHAAVKTKLAAIAPKQFAPQAQKFNVKRDLVVKDGRFEWKYRKGNTTPTPTFKPPVTSKPVAPKPTQPKEKLPNTLHLKR encoded by the coding sequence ATGACCATTCACGCATCGCTCCGTTCACACCTGTTTTGCATTCTGTGGAGTTTCATACTGCTCCCGTTCATCACCCTGCCCGCGGCGACCAAACAGCAACCGAATGTCCTCTTCCTCGCAGTCGATGACATGAACGACTGGATCGGCTGCTTAAACACCACCCCACGGGCGCTCACGCCGAACATCGACAAACTGGCCGCGCGCGGCGTGAACTTCTCCAACGCCCACACCGCCGGCGTGTATTGTGCCCCCAGTCGCGCCGCAATTTTCTCCGGCCAATTCGCCTCCACCACCGGCTGTTATCAGAGCGCCACTTATTTTGTGGAACACCCCCAAATCGAATCGCTGCAAACCAGCTTCGCCAAGGCCGGCTATGCCACTTATGGCGGCGGCAAACTGTTTCATCATCCGGCCGGCAACATCGACACGCGCAACTGGACGGAGTTTTTTCTGCGCAATCCACACCAGCGGAATGCCGGTTGGCCGATGGAATCGTGGAGCAAGGAAACCCCCTTCCCTCACCCGTTCCCGGCCAGTTCGTACAACGCCGGACAGGAAATCAGTGGCGGCCTCTTTCTTGAGTGGGCGCCGATTCCGAATGATCAGGAGGAACACCTCGCCGACACCCAGCGCGCCAATTGGGCGGTGCAGCAACTCCAGAAAAAACACGATCAACCCTTCTTTCTGGGCGTGGGGTTTTACGCCCCGCATTATCCGAATTATTGTCCGCAAAAATATTTCGATCTCTACGAGACTGAGAAAATCAAACTGCCCCCGATCAAGAAGGACGACCTCGCCGATTTACCGGCTCGGATTCAAAAGATTCGAACCAACCGCGCCCGAGTCCATGACAAGCTGGAATCGCTGGACGCCGTGGATGACGCGATCCATGGCTACCTCGCCTGTATCAGTTATGCGGATGCCATGATCGGCCGTGTGCTGGATGCGCTCGAAGCCAGCCCGCATGCCAACAACACCCTCGTCGTGCTCTGGAGTGATCACGGCTACCATCACGGCGAGAAAGGGCAATGGGGCAAACACACCCTTTGGGAGCGCACCTCCAACGTCCCCTTCATCTGGGCCGGCCCCGGCGTCGCCAAAGGGGAGCGTACCGACGTCACCGTTAGTCTGATCGATATCTATCCAACCCTTGCCGAGATGTGCCAACTGCCCAAGCCGCATCAATCGCTCGAAGGCACCTCGCTGGCCGCCACCTTGGGCAAGCCCTCAGAAGCCAAGGATCGCACCGTGTTTTTGCCGTATCTGCAACCCGGCGAATACGCCGCCATCAACCGCGACTGGCGTTACATTCGCTATGCCGATGGCGAGGAACTCTACGATCTCAAGGCCGACCCGAACGAATGGCACAACCTCGCCGATCAACCCCGGCACGCGGCCGTGAAAACCAAACTAGCGGCAATTGCCCCGAAACAATTCGCCCCACAAGCCCAGAAGTTTAACGTCAAACGCGATCTCGTGGTGAAAGACGGCCGGTTTGAATGGAAATACCGAAAAGGCAACACCACGCCAACCCCGACCTTTAAACCGCCCGTGACGTCCAAACCCGTCGCCCCAAAACCAACACAGCCTAAGGAGAAATTACCCAATACACTTCACCTCAAGCGATAA
- a CDS encoding sulfatase, with protein sequence MNTHVSPAGYEPIHTPVMKQFATEAQTFQRAFCQYPVCGPSRASFMSGLYPESTGVLDNTADIRQTRPNTVSLPQHFKQHGYWTGGVGKLFHTPKHDHGDAAWNINLRFDNDELPNVRAARQKFEAEHGSVETGPNRRRWRTLKKQVSAKLSGQSPPGHGPSGLTDAQHKDGKNARQVAQWLTQKTYGDQPFLIACGIQKPHVPFLAPNKYFDLYPLNKITYKPDHPKLWDSLPSLAKVKRYESFGFELGKENDALRREYTQAYHACISFIDAQIGIMLEALKQSGHWNNTVVIITSDHGYHLGDHFLWGKVTLFDIGAKVPLIIRAPGLTQAGSTSQAMVELIDLYPTLADLAGLPKPTHLQGTSLRPLLGHPERLGKKKFAYTIVTRGPKLGYALRNQNWRYAKWPDGEELYNLNSDPEEKQNLAGKPHLNERLMEFRQNLAAKQIESASKKR encoded by the coding sequence TTGAACACACACGTATCCCCCGCCGGTTACGAGCCGATTCACACGCCGGTGATGAAACAGTTCGCTACCGAAGCCCAAACGTTTCAGCGGGCGTTTTGCCAATATCCCGTTTGCGGCCCCTCACGCGCTTCGTTCATGAGCGGACTCTATCCTGAATCAACTGGGGTACTCGATAACACAGCCGATATCCGACAAACCCGACCGAACACTGTGAGTTTGCCGCAACATTTCAAACAACACGGCTACTGGACCGGCGGCGTGGGTAAACTGTTTCACACCCCGAAGCACGACCACGGGGACGCTGCCTGGAATATCAATCTACGATTCGACAATGATGAGTTGCCCAATGTCCGTGCAGCTCGTCAGAAGTTTGAGGCAGAACACGGTTCAGTAGAAACGGGCCCTAACCGTCGTCGATGGCGCACACTAAAGAAACAGGTTTCAGCCAAACTCAGTGGCCAATCCCCGCCGGGCCATGGCCCCAGCGGCCTCACTGATGCCCAGCATAAGGATGGTAAAAACGCCCGGCAAGTCGCCCAATGGTTAACCCAAAAGACGTATGGAGATCAGCCATTCTTGATCGCCTGCGGCATCCAGAAACCGCATGTGCCCTTTCTGGCACCTAACAAGTATTTCGATCTCTATCCGTTAAACAAAATCACCTATAAACCGGACCATCCAAAACTTTGGGATTCGCTCCCCTCATTGGCCAAGGTGAAACGCTACGAATCGTTTGGTTTCGAGCTCGGCAAGGAAAATGACGCCTTACGCCGCGAATATACACAGGCCTATCATGCGTGCATTTCATTTATCGACGCGCAGATCGGAATCATGCTTGAGGCTCTCAAGCAAAGCGGCCACTGGAACAATACCGTGGTGATCATCACCTCCGATCATGGCTATCATCTCGGCGACCATTTTCTTTGGGGCAAGGTCACTCTATTCGATATTGGAGCCAAGGTTCCATTAATCATCCGCGCCCCCGGCCTCACCCAAGCTGGCAGCACATCGCAGGCGATGGTGGAGTTAATCGATCTGTATCCCACCCTCGCCGATCTGGCCGGCTTACCCAAGCCGACACATTTACAAGGCACCTCGCTTCGGCCACTCCTTGGGCATCCGGAACGACTCGGTAAAAAGAAATTTGCTTACACAATCGTCACACGCGGCCCCAAGCTGGGCTACGCATTGCGTAATCAAAACTGGCGTTACGCAAAATGGCCCGATGGTGAGGAACTCTATAACCTTAATTCCGACCCAGAAGAGAAACAGAACCTGGCCGGAAAACCCCATCTCAACGAACGTCTCATGGAATTTCGCCAGAAT